The sequence TGGGTTCGTTTGGGCGCGTGTCCCTTGCGGTGACCGAGCGCGGAATCTGCTGGTTGGGTTTTCCAGAAGAATGGAACAATAGCGTAGCAAGTGAGATCGAAGCGGATTTACAGCACCGCATGCCCGGTGCAGTGATTCAGCACGACGCCGCCGCGATTACGCAGCATGTGCAGGCGCTTTTCTCTCCGGACCGCAAGGAGAGTACGGTTTTTGTAAGCGGGACGAATTTTCAGGTCCAGGTCTGGCGCGCCTTGCTGTCGATTCCCGAAGGCAAGCTCGTGTCGTATGGTAATTTAGCAAAGAGTCTGGGCCGTCCTAAAGCAGCAAGAGCCGTCGGCACGGCAGTCGGGAGTAATCCCGTTTCATTTCTCATCCCCTGTCACCGCGTCTTACGAGAAACCGGCACACTCGGCGGCTACCGCTGGGGCCTCCGACAAAAACGTGCGTTGCTCGCCTGGGAGATGGAACGGGTGGCCGTGTAGGGGCGGTTTGAGCAAAAAGCGCCTTCTATAATCCAAGCGCCTTTTTGATCTCAGGCTTTTTGTCGACTGCGGCCATGAATTCATCGGGGTCGAAGTCTGCTACCACGAAATCACCGTATTCGAGAGTGGGTGTCTTGGTCTGCCCGCTGATTTCTTCCATACGTGTCCAAGCGGCTTTATCGGAGATGACATCACGCTCTTCTAAGTCTACACCTCGGTCAGAGAAAAAGTCTCGTGCGAGCTTACACCATGGGCAGCCCGGTTTTACATACATGATCGGTTTCATCGCTGCAAAGACACGTTATTTTTATAAAGTTTCAAGGCGTATTCCTCCCAATGCGGAATGCTGGGCGTTTCCCTGGAGTAGGCTTACTTAAAGCGCTGGTCTTCGAACCCTTTGGCACTTCGATGTGCGTTCCTGACCTTTGATCACTCAAAAAGAGAATTTTTCGGCTTTCGGGCCGATATTTCTGAGAGATGTTGAGATTGAGAATGAAATTCACTCTGTTGAACGTCGTCTACCAAACTAGCTCATGGAGGTTTTTAAAGGTATGGTTCTGACAGATTGATTTTCTTCAGGCCCCACATTTGAGATGAAATTATCCCTCCCATTGACGACTTGGATCGCAGTCGGCTTCTTGTGTATGCACCTCGCATCAGAGGCTCAGGCTAACCAACCCGATCCCTTTTTTGAGCGGACGGTTAA is a genomic window of Opitutales bacterium containing:
- a CDS encoding glutaredoxin family protein codes for the protein MYVKPGCPWCKLARDFFSDRGVDLEERDVISDKAAWTRMEEISGQTKTPTLEYGDFVVADFDPDEFMAAVDKKPEIKKALGL
- a CDS encoding methylated-DNA--[protein]-cysteine S-methyltransferase, translating into MASDYHRVANIIHFLSEHYAEQPSLDELAGHFNLSKGYIQRLFTAYVGVSPQRFVQQLLLDTAKERLIAGDAVLDASLSAGLSGPGRLHDLFVTFDAITPGEFKNSCSGMVVKMGVAVGSFGRVSLAVTERGICWLGFPEEWNNSVASEIEADLQHRMPGAVIQHDAAAITQHVQALFSPDRKESTVFVSGTNFQVQVWRALLSIPEGKLVSYGNLAKSLGRPKAARAVGTAVGSNPVSFLIPCHRVLRETGTLGGYRWGLRQKRALLAWEMERVAV